The following proteins come from a genomic window of Lycium ferocissimum isolate CSIRO_LF1 chromosome 4, AGI_CSIRO_Lferr_CH_V1, whole genome shotgun sequence:
- the LOC132053787 gene encoding uncharacterized protein LOC132053787 encodes MAILVISGKSTTLAKLAIPDVGSCLYCAIVIFCLLLLSSVEENSAMKGNQPFLIMRPCDEIYVVGEGETLHTISDKCDDPFIVEQNPHIHDPDDVFPGLVIKITPNLT; translated from the coding sequence ATGGCTATCCTTGTTATATCAGGGAAGTCCACAACACTAGCAAAATTAGCTATACCAGATGTTGGTTCTTGTTTGTACTGTGCTATTGTAATATTTTGCCTACTTCTATTGAGCTCAGTAGAAGAGAACTCTGCAATGAAAGGAAACCAGCCGTTCCTGATTATGAGGCCTTGTGATGAAATATACGTTGTTGGAGAAGGTGAAACTCTGCATACCATCAGTGACAAGTGTGATGACCCATTCATAGTTGAGCAAAATCCACATATCCATGACCCTGATGATGTTTTCCCTGGACTTGTCATCAAGATCACTCCTAACCTTACATAG